CATTGCCGCCAACAAAGACACTACTTTTGGCTTGACAGATGCAGACGGTGATGGGTTTTACGACGATTTGTTGGCAGGTGACACCCTGCGTGTTCGCTACGAAATGGACTTTGAGTGCTTCGAGGACTGTTTTTGTGATGTAGGCATTTTGACCGATGCCTCCCACATTTTCTACAACGACTTTTGTGGCGCAAGCCTCTACGAGCAAGCCGTAGAAAGCGGTTTTACCATAGAGCGTTCCTATCAAGCCCCACAAGCGAGTTTGTCCAACACCATCAAAGTAGGGCAAATAGGCACATTGAAGGTATGCAGCAACATTGAACAAAACCTCAATTGCCCCAGCGACCAAACCAAACTACTTGTTACGATTTCCGACAGTTTGGTCTTGTCGCCCAATCTACCCAACGCCTACCTCACCGATGGCACACCCTTGACCGCTACGGCTCAAAATGACAGCACCATTGAAGTAACAGGTATTGAAGGCATTAGCGTAAACTGCATCCTCCTCGACCTGCAATGGACAGGACAAAAAGACCCTAAAAACTACCAACTGAACTTTGAATTGTTGTATGAATGTGAAGAAGGATGTGACTGTTTTGAAGCCATAGATTGTGGCTCATTCTCCAAATCTCCCGATTTAGACCCACTACCCGACACTTGCGTAAATCTTTTGGAATCAAAGGCTTTCATGAAAAGACTGACTTTCGGTTGGAGCGATTTTGATCTGCAAGAAAAAGTCGATCCAAACCAAGATTCCCTCAACCTACAATTTGCATTGGCTTGTGACACCATTCGCTACCAATCACAAACCAGTGTTGCAGAATCTATTGAAGCCTTTGAAGACATTCGTTTGCGCTTGTATTACCCCCTAGCTAATGAAAATGGTGAGATATTGAATTGGCTTTCAGGAAGTCTTCGCTGGTACGATTCAGAGCAGCAAGCTTATTTTGATACGCCAATTTCCGATACATTAGCACTCAACGAAGTTGGACAAGGAGAATTGAAGGCGATTGATTTTGATATTGAAAGTTTATTTGAGCCATCCGAATTGAACAATGCCCATCTTTCACTTGGTGATTCCCTTTTTGTTGAAGCATATTTTGTGGTGGTAGAAGAAGGACTGAGTACCGATGTCGTTCTCAATCCTACGGTTTCACTACAATATTATGCAGAAGACCTTGTAAGCCAAGAACCTATATTGCTGCACTGCACCGCTACTTCCAGCAATATTCAACTCTACCAAAACAAAACTGCCTTACCAGACACTACTTATGTCATTTCTGTTTGCGAAGCACAAACCCTGAGTATGGAATGGGGATATGAGATTGATACGCTTGAAAATGGCCCTACTATCCGAGATTTTTTCTTCAATGAGATTCGGCCAGTTTTCCGATTTGATTCGGTGAGTTTTCGATTTCCTGCAACGCTTCAATACTTAGATGGTTCTGCAAGAATGAATTACCTACCAAACCCTGTAGGAGATTATTTACTACAAAATCCCAACATTGAAGCAAAAGGCGAACAACTGCAATACACCTTTGTCAATGATGGTAATTGGCCCATTGGCGACCGAACTTCCTTTCTGAAAGACTCGACTGCCACTACAATGGAGCGCATTGGAGGATATTTTCAGATGGACTTTTTGGCAGATTGCAGGGGCTACGACGAAATTGAAGCTACTTTTTACATCGAAAACAATTACCACAGTACCGAACCCGATTGCAGAAATCATTTGGTTTTGCACCAAACCTATCCCGCCGAATACTTCAAACCGCAAATTGGCGCGGGGCTGATTACTCCCAATATTGACGGGTTGGCAGGGCAAGTATCAGCTCAATTGGAGTTTTGCAACAATACAGGACAACTTGCCATGTCCAACGCTTTTTTGCTGTTTGAAGCAGAAAACGAGGACATTAGCGTAATTGGCGCAAATATCGGCACTTTGACCACTTTGGACGATGGATTGCAATTGCTGCAATTGGGTGACATTGCGGCCCTTCAATGTGTGGACATTGAGCTGCAATTGGCGTATAGCAACTGCGCCGAATCGAGTATATTGAAAGTATTTTACAGTTGGGACTGTATGGGTTATCCCAACAACATAGACGAAATGCGCTGCGACAACGCCCTGCGCTCCATCACCATTCACCCCAAAGAAGCGGAAGTACAATTGGATGTAGAAACACCGATTGGAGCAGCTCAACTTTGTGATACAATGTTCTATGAATTTACTATCAACAGCGCACAACTCGCCAACATCACCTCGCCCGTTTTGGTTTTGGATTTGCCGCCTTTGCAGGGTTTGATGCTGACGGATTCGACCACGATTGAATATCCTTTAGGAACGCCTCCTCGTGCTTTCACGGCTGCCATTGAAGGCAATCAGTTGGTCATTGACTTGGGGCTTGCCGATGCCGAAAACGAACCGATTGGAGCGATTTCGACTTTGGGAATCAATGGTTTTGCCCTGAGCAGCAATGCCAATGAGCGCAAAGCAAAGATTCGATTGGGCTTCACAACGGACTGCAATTTTGTGGCGGGTTCGAGTATTCGGGCGAGCGTTTTTGCGAATTTGCCTTGTGGTGCGCCTGCACTCGGTAATGGATTCAGCCAATTGTTACCGCCTATTTTGATTCAAGATGTGAGCAATTCCTATCAAACTGAACTCCAAATTGCGGCTTTGCCTTTGCAGTCTTGTGACAATACAACCACGATTGAAGTGAAAATAGCTTCTGCCAACAACCAACTTATCAACGAAAACGATGCCCACGTTTACCTCTTTTTGCCTGAAAACCTGCATTATGCCGACAACTCGCTGCAAATCGTGACGGGCAAGGTAGAAGTCCCCGAAGTGGTGGATATTGCAACGGGCGAACAGTTGGATTTTGCGATTCAATTCAATGACAATCCATTGGATTCCATCGTATTTCGTTTTGAAGTGCTTGCCGATGAAAACTTTGCTTGTTTGGGTGAAACGCTTGAAGTGATTGCCCAAACCATCGAACTGCAAAACGCCAATTGCAGCACCGACAACGAGGATTGTGCTTTGGCCATTCAAACAAATGAGGGCAGCGCCTTTTTTGAGATTCCTACAAACGGTGCAGCAATTTCTTTGGCTGCGGCTACTGCAACGGTGGATTGTGCAGCAAATGACAATGAATTTGAATTGTTTGTTTCGTTCCAAAATACTGGCAATCAAACGAGTGAAAGCACCTATTCCGTTGAAGTCTATTTGGACACCAACTTCAATGACCTATTGGATGAAGAAGATGTGTTTTTGGGCAGTATCTTGTACGATGCGCCGATTGCAGCAGGACAAACGGTAAGCGTGAGCGAAAATTTTGGCGTGGCAGAGGTTTTGGGTTTTCCGATTTTGGTGGCATTGGCGGCATCCGAAAACTGTGAAAGTTGCGAGGAAATGCCTTTGGTTATCGAAAATTTGACTCCTACCAACAATACGCTTTTGGTGAATGAGCAGTTGTTTTGCATTGAGGAGGAGGCATCTTACGAAATCGTTTTGAGCATCGAAGGAGGAACGCCTCCCTATACTCTTTCGGGGAGTGTCGAAGCAACGACTTCTTGGGCGATTTTCATTACCGACACTTTTGATATGGGTATGCCCTACTCTATCACGGTGACGGATGCAAAGGGCTGTTTTATGCAAATTGCAGGCATAGGAGATTGTGTGACTTTACCGATAGAACTAATTGCTTTTGAGGGAACTGTGCAGAAAAATGGCAACTTCCTTCAATGGTTCACCGCCTCCGAAACCAACAACGATTTTTATACTTTGGAGCGTTCGGAGGACGGCAAAAATTTTGAAGGGATTGGCAAGATAAAAGGATTGGGTACAACTTCTTTCTCTCAGACTTACAGCTTTTTAGACCATTTTCCTCCAATCGGCACAACTTATTACCGCCTTTCTCAAACGGATTTGAACGCAACTACTCGCTATCTCGGAACGGTCAGCCTTCACCGTCAAAACCCTTCAAAACTTTACATCCAAAACATTTATCCTATTCCTACTTCGGATGTGTTATTCATCGAATTTGGCAATCCTTCCCTTCAAAATTTGGAATTGGAGTTGGTGAATACTTTGGGGCAAGTGGTTCTGCGTCAAAACATTGAAGGGAGCGCAAATAGAGTGGAAGTGGATTGTAGTGGATTGCAGAAAGGTTTGTATTTGTTGAAGTTGGGGGATGTTTGGGAGAAGGTGGTGGTGCGGTAGGAAGTAGTTTGCTAAATTGTATCAGATTTTCGCTGTTTTAGCAGCATTGCTGCGGCTCTATTTGTAGAAAAGGACTAAAAAAAATACCACATAAGGGGCATAGCCTCGACACCCTATAAAATCAGCTTCTTAGTTGTGTCGAAGCTACGCTCCTAATAGTTTATCATTTCATTTTTTTCTACAAATTGGGTCTTGGCTACGCCCTTCTTGGTTTTATAAAAATTTCCTTCAAAATGGATGCAGCTTACAAAAAGGTTTGTATTTGTTGAAGTTGGGGGATGTTTGGGAGAAGGTGGTGCGGTAGAAAAGTTTACTCTACAGGAAACCCCATCAACTCCCGCTTATAAGGGGCTTTGAAGCCCAGAATCAAGTCTTCTTTGGCTATTCCTTTGTCCATCAATTGTTGTGCAATGATTAAATCCGTACCATCATATTGAAGCCAAACTTTGCCTTCATCGGTGACATCAATGTGCATAAAACAACCATAGGTACGTTTGGTTTCGCTTATCCAACCATTGAAGTACAATAGATAGTGGCCGTGTTCGTCGTCTGTAATGAATTGAGTTTTCAATACATCATCGGGTTTTGTTCCCAACTTGCCTACTTCAAAGGTGAGTTTTTTAACGATTTCTTTGTATTTTTTTACTTTATCCATTCTACGATACTTTTTCTAAAGCAATGACTACAATCTTGAGGTATAAGTCTTTCGCAGCCATAAGTCGTTCTGTGAGTTTGTTGAAGTAACAAAATTAGGTTCTACAAAACAAAAACAGTTTACCTTTTTCAAGTTTTGCGTTAACCATATAGAAACCTATTTCTTTCAATTATCGAAACCGTTTGTATTATGAAAAAACGACTACTGATTTTTTGTTTGTTGTTTGTTTGTTTTTGTCAAATTGTTGAAGCACAATTGTGTAATCAGTCTTATGAAGTACCTAATTTGACTGGTGTTCACTTGATTGAACAAACTGTAGATGAGGGTTATATTGTTGTGGGAAAAGTTGGAGAAGACATTTTTCTACTAAAAACAGATGTGTTGGGCAATGAACTTTGGAGTGAAACATACTCCAATGAAGGCAATATTTACCCAATGTATATTCGTCAAGATTCAGAAGGAAATTATCAAGTTTTGGGTACTTTTTTCGATAATTCAACATTCTCCATTTTTTTTATTGAAGTTGAGGCCAATGGAAAACTGATTGATAAAAAAATCTTTGAAATATCTCCAAATGATAGCGTAAGAGACATCAAAATAAATGCGAATAATGAAATAATTGTTGCTGGATCTACCTACGACGACCCTATTTCTTTAGTAGAAGAATTAGCCTTACTTCTCAAATTTGATTTTGAAGGCAATCAATTAAGCCGAGCAGTTATTGATGACGAAAAAGAAGATGAGGAGTGCGATGTAGAATTTTGGGGAGGATTGTGTCATATCTCGTCAAGAGCCAATATTGTAGAAATAGACAACAATGATAAACCAATCTTAGCGGGAAGTGGTGAATATTTAGATTATGATATTGTAACTGGTTCCATTGCTACTACTTTTCAAGAAGGTTCATTGGGAAGATTAGAATGGGAAGATTATTATCATTCTACATTGAATTTAGGATTTGATTTTACATCTGAAAGTACAATTATTGATTTAGTTATGGGACGTGAGGATAATATAACTTACTTCATTTCTGATTTTTTAAATTTTAATACTCCAGAAGGTTTCACAATAGGTACTATTTTTAAAGGTCACGAAATCAAACTTTTTCCATTAATTCCCTACCAATTGATACAAACAACTGATCAACATTTCATCATATCAGGCGAAGGATTGATAGGCAATCTATACACTGAAAAACTCCTCAAAGTGGATAAGCTTGGAAATCTAATTTGGGAGCGAATTTTTGAGCATCCTACTGTAGCAAATGCTCATCTTATTAAAATAAAAGCCACAACTGATGGTGGGTTTGTAGCGGTATGGGAAGATAACAATACAGATGTTGTTCACCTCACCAAGTTCGACTCCTATGGTTATTCCTGCAAAAACTACATCGAAGGCAACATTTTCGCAGACTCCAACAACAATTGTCAAGTTGAAGAAGGAGAAAGGGCAATTTCAGATGTTCATTTGAAAATCAATAACGAAAGTACATTGACAACTGTAAACCCCAATGGTTCTTATTCTTTACCTTTGGATTCAGGCACTTACAACATCTCCATTTCCACCACTCCCGACCTTTGGGAAGCCAATTGTGAAGAAAACTACCAAGTTACTTTTGACAGCCTTTACCAAACCATCGAAAACATTGACTTTGCCCTTCAAGCTTCGATTCCCTGCCAATTGATGAACATTGATGTAGGCATTTCGAGGGCAAGAGCTTGTAGAGAAGGACGATTGGCGATTGAATACTGCAATGATGGAAATACGGATGCAAACAATATTCGCATTGAGCTACAAATCAGCCCTCTGCTCGAAAACATTACAAGTTCGACACCTTTTGTGGAAGAAAATGGACTGTACGTTTTTGAACCTTCGATGTTGGAATGGGGCAGATGTCGGAGTATTTATGTGTACTATCAAGTCGTTTGTGATGCGTCTATTGACGAACAAGTTTGTGTAGAAGCCCGCATTTTTCCGAATGACCACTGTGGTGAAGCACGTCCGATAGATGAATCCATTACCTGCCTGGATGTCACTAATTCTTACGACCCGAATGATATACAAGTGGAATACGAACAACCGATTGAAGGTGGTGATTGTGTGGTGGAAAATGGCTGGTTGGACTATACGATTCGCTTTCAGAATACGGGAAATGATACGGCTTATCGGGTGATGGTAATGGACACTTTGCCGCAATCGGTTGAATTGGAAAGTTTTCGGAGAGGAGCGAGTAGCCACCATTACGAATTGGAGTTCCATCAACCCAATGTTTTGGTATGGATTTTTGACAACATCAATTTGCTGGACAGCCTAAACAATGAACCTGAAAGTCATGGTTTTGTGTCGTTTAGCATTCGCCAAAAAAGTGAGAATGTAGAGGGTTTGGTGATTGCAAATCAAGCACACATTTACTTCGACTTCAATGCACCGATTACGACCAATATTGCTTCGGTTCAAAACTGTTTGAAAACGACTTTACCTGTTGAAATAACGGCTTTTAGAGGAGAAGTGAAACACAATGGAAATTTTATTGAATGGGAAACGGCTTCAGAAGTCAATAATGACTATTTTCAATTGGAACATTCTCAAAATGGTCAAAACTTTGAAAGAATTGCCACTATCAATAGCATAGGAACAACCTCTAAACCTCAAAAATACAGCTTTCTACATAGGCATCCTTTTGTTGGAGCTAACTATTACCGACTTTCACAGGTAGATTTAGATGGTACTGTTTCTTATTTTGTAACTATTAGCTTGCATATTCATCCTTCTCATCCCAATTTTCAATTTCATTTTCGTCGTTTTTACCCCAATCCAAGTCATGGTTTACTATTCATAGAATTTAGCAATCCTTCCCTTCAAAATTTGGAATTGGAGTTGGTGAACACTTTGGGGCAAGTGGTTCTGCGTCAAAATATTGAAGGGAGCGCAAATAGAGTGGAAGTGGATTGTAGTGGATTGCAGAAAGGTTTGTATTTGTTGAAGTTGGGGGATGTTTGGGAGAAGATGGTGGTGCGGTAGGAAGTAGTTTGCTAAATTGTATCAGATTTTCGCTGTTTTAGCAGCATTGCTGCGGCTCTATTTGTAGACAAGGACTAAAAAAAATACCACATAAGGGGCATAGCCTCGACACCCTATAAAATCAGCTTCTTAGTTGTGTCGAAGCTACGCTCCTAATAGTTTATCATTTCATTTTTTTCTACAAATTGGGTCTTGGCTACGCCCTTCTTGGTTTTATAAAAATTTCCTTCAAAATGGATGCAGCTTACAAAAAGGTTTGTATTTGTTGAAGTTGGGGGATGTTTGGGAGAAGGTGGTGGTGCGGTGACACTCATATTAGTGAAAACTACATAATTTTTGATATGAAAAAATAGTGCTTTTTTCATTAGAGCTTATTAAGACTCAACTACTATGGCTATCGTTCTAATTTGGCAAAAGTAGAAAAATTGAAGAGAAGATAGTATTTTCCCACTTCAAAAAAGATTGACAAACTCCATGAAATGGCAAAAACTGGATAGAATCATTGCCCCACAACCTGATTTAGAATGGGTTAGTACTTTTGCAGGCCCTTCCTATGCTGTTCAAATTGCAGACAGTTCACTGTTTGACATTTACATCACTGGTCGAGACTCCAAAAACCGTTCGCAAATCGGCAAAATTCGCATTGACATCCGCCAACCACAGCAGATTTTGGAGATAAGTGAGCAACCACTTTTCAGCGTGGGAGAATTGGGAAGTTTTGACGAAAATGGGGTGTCCTATCCTTGGATGGTCGAACACAATGGGCGGCTTTGGATGTACTATGTGGGATGGATGCCAACGGTTTTGACTCCCTTCAATCTGCAATTGGGCCTGGCGATTCAGCAAGCAGATGGCAGTTTTGAGCGGTTTTCTCGTGCGCCTATTTTGCCCCGCACCAACGACGATTATTTGTCTTTTGGCTCTGCTTGTGTGCGAAAAGAAGGCGATTTGTGGCGATTGTACTACACTTGTTTTTTGAAGTGGGGCCAAAAACCAAGCGATCACAAACACTACTACGTTATCAAATATGCTGAATCAGACAACGGCATTCATTGGCGACGCAACAACCATATTTGCATCAACATTGAAGCGGAAAGTGAATATTCGATTTGCCGCCCAACGATTTACAAAGACACATCGGGAATTTACCACCTTTGGCATACTTACAGAGGAGAACAGTATCGCATTGGTTATGCCTACTCCAATGATGGCATCAACTTTACTCGCCGAGACGATTTGGTAGGCATTGACGTGTCCGAAAAAGGCTGGGATAATACGGCAATGTGTTACGCCCAAGTTTTTACTTTTGAAAACCAATTATACATGATTTACAACGGAAATGAATATGGTCAAGAAGGATTGGGATTGGCGAGGATGCCGATTGCAGACTTGAAAAGATGGTGAGGTAGTGGAATTGTGGAACGGCAAAATGATAAGAGGTTTTGTGGTAATCTTGAAAAAAAATGCGATTTTTGGATGTTCGTTCTACTTTTAGCCTATTCACCTTCAAAAATTCCATGAAATGAACTTCAATATCTTGACAAACAAATATTGCTGCAAACACACATTCACACAACTGTTTGCCATCTTTTTATGCCTACTTTTTAGCAGTCTTTCCGCTTTCGCCCAACTCACTTTTCACATCACCAAAACGCCTTCCAATACACCTGCTAATGCCATCATTCACCTTGCAGGTGGCTTCAATGGGTGGAATGGAGGAGATACCAATATGCAGTTCACCAAAAACCAAGACGGAACGTATAGCCTCACCAAAAATTTAACGATAGGTTTACTGGAATTCAAATTTACAAGAGGCAGTTGGGAAACAGTAGAAGGAAATGAAAATGGGGAATTTCGCCCCAATCGCCAGTTCAATTACAATGGCAGTCCACAAACCATAGAGATTGAAATATTGGGTTGGGAAGATTTAGACGGTGGAAGTGGGATATTGAACTTACCACCAAATGTTCACATAGTGGATGAAGACTTTTATATGCCAGAACTTGACCGCAATCGCAGAATTTGGATTTACCTTCCTCCTGACTACGATACAGCTTCCAATAAACACTACCGAACTTTATACATGCACGATGCCCAAAACTTGTTCATGTCCGAAACAAGTTTTGCAGGAGAATGGGAAGTGGACGAAACGCTGACCAAATTGTTTGAGCAAGGTGACGAAGGTTGTATTGTGGTAGGCATTGACAATGGCGAAGGAGAGCGAATTGACGAATATTCGCCGTGGGTCAATGTGAGTTATGGCGGTGG
The Chitinophagales bacterium genome window above contains:
- a CDS encoding XisI protein — its product is MDKVKKYKEIVKKLTFEVGKLGTKPDDVLKTQFITDDEHGHYLLYFNGWISETKRTYGCFMHIDVTDEGKVWLQYDGTDLIIAQQLMDKGIAKEDLILGFKAPYKRELMGFPVE
- a CDS encoding T9SS type A sorting domain-containing protein, whose product is MKKRLLIFCLLFVCFCQIVEAQLCNQSYEVPNLTGVHLIEQTVDEGYIVVGKVGEDIFLLKTDVLGNELWSETYSNEGNIYPMYIRQDSEGNYQVLGTFFDNSTFSIFFIEVEANGKLIDKKIFEISPNDSVRDIKINANNEIIVAGSTYDDPISLVEELALLLKFDFEGNQLSRAVIDDEKEDEECDVEFWGGLCHISSRANIVEIDNNDKPILAGSGEYLDYDIVTGSIATTFQEGSLGRLEWEDYYHSTLNLGFDFTSESTIIDLVMGREDNITYFISDFLNFNTPEGFTIGTIFKGHEIKLFPLIPYQLIQTTDQHFIISGEGLIGNLYTEKLLKVDKLGNLIWERIFEHPTVANAHLIKIKATTDGGFVAVWEDNNTDVVHLTKFDSYGYSCKNYIEGNIFADSNNNCQVEEGERAISDVHLKINNESTLTTVNPNGSYSLPLDSGTYNISISTTPDLWEANCEENYQVTFDSLYQTIENIDFALQASIPCQLMNIDVGISRARACREGRLAIEYCNDGNTDANNIRIELQISPLLENITSSTPFVEENGLYVFEPSMLEWGRCRSIYVYYQVVCDASIDEQVCVEARIFPNDHCGEARPIDESITCLDVTNSYDPNDIQVEYEQPIEGGDCVVENGWLDYTIRFQNTGNDTAYRVMVMDTLPQSVELESFRRGASSHHYELEFHQPNVLVWIFDNINLLDSLNNEPESHGFVSFSIRQKSENVEGLVIANQAHIYFDFNAPITTNIASVQNCLKTTLPVEITAFRGEVKHNGNFIEWETASEVNNDYFQLEHSQNGQNFERIATINSIGTTSKPQKYSFLHRHPFVGANYYRLSQVDLDGTVSYFVTISLHIHPSHPNFQFHFRRFYPNPSHGLLFIEFSNPSLQNLELELVNTLGQVVLRQNIEGSANRVEVDCSGLQKGLYLLKLGDVWEKMVVR
- a CDS encoding alpha/beta hydrolase-fold protein, coding for MNFNILTNKYCCKHTFTQLFAIFLCLLFSSLSAFAQLTFHITKTPSNTPANAIIHLAGGFNGWNGGDTNMQFTKNQDGTYSLTKNLTIGLLEFKFTRGSWETVEGNENGEFRPNRQFNYNGSPQTIEIEILGWEDLDGGSGILNLPPNVHIVDEDFYMPELDRNRRIWIYLPPDYDTASNKHYRTLYMHDAQNLFMSETSFAGEWEVDETLTKLFEQGDEGCIVVGIDNGEGERIDEYSPWVNVSYGGGEGDEYANFLVTTLKPYIDENYRTKPEREYTGIMGSSMGGLISHYTVLEYQDVFSKAGIFSPSYWFSGEAYTHVLASGHQAEMRICLLSGGKEDGGSVVIDVENMYETFLEVGFGMDEVKNVVKADGEHSEWFWAREFSDSYQWLFEVDLDTDIEANTVEKPILFYPNPVIEKLYLQVNQSFQKGILTIRTIDGKIVQSHSLNNKSNRFDLQKMNNGFYMLQVTLDGKLIHSERMVLAR
- a CDS encoding T9SS type A sorting domain-containing protein, with amino-acid sequence MQYIYSKTPLPLLALFLIAFLTFLLPLVQIQAQINIQSIATDLNVCGEANILHISLTPTQDLTQIIDVKIELSEGIEYLENSLTILEIPTNISLNITNIPQPSELQLQIDPNGEIWLSGETLSFEMQRTANCLAIDFAQMGGTFEDHITLSQNGTNIAAQDANYGIQFASLSIFQPDPVVGDSGQKIFRNITINNGGFACTDDVTYILVLEQGLNVEAIAFGLYNIPLTFSGDTVFASLNEIFTSIGNGDECFDDGESITLREELRTYTCQTLLIETQHNVVWGCNANDCNPFSGTTGNVVVLGGADEPAIRVVPLQYSSPGTCTNGQGEFLVINEGTPNENDPGYIISLLVNLEWEFSKLIPPPCPLRAGVLTNIFLNDQPYTKGNYQSGKYAINIAANKDTTFGLTDADGDGFYDDLLAGDTLRVRYEMDFECFEDCFCDVGILTDASHIFYNDFCGASLYEQAVESGFTIERSYQAPQASLSNTIKVGQIGTLKVCSNIEQNLNCPSDQTKLLVTISDSLVLSPNLPNAYLTDGTPLTATAQNDSTIEVTGIEGISVNCILLDLQWTGQKDPKNYQLNFELLYECEEGCDCFEAIDCGSFSKSPDLDPLPDTCVNLLESKAFMKRLTFGWSDFDLQEKVDPNQDSLNLQFALACDTIRYQSQTSVAESIEAFEDIRLRLYYPLANENGEILNWLSGSLRWYDSEQQAYFDTPISDTLALNEVGQGELKAIDFDIESLFEPSELNNAHLSLGDSLFVEAYFVVVEEGLSTDVVLNPTVSLQYYAEDLVSQEPILLHCTATSSNIQLYQNKTALPDTTYVISVCEAQTLSMEWGYEIDTLENGPTIRDFFFNEIRPVFRFDSVSFRFPATLQYLDGSARMNYLPNPVGDYLLQNPNIEAKGEQLQYTFVNDGNWPIGDRTSFLKDSTATTMERIGGYFQMDFLADCRGYDEIEATFYIENNYHSTEPDCRNHLVLHQTYPAEYFKPQIGAGLITPNIDGLAGQVSAQLEFCNNTGQLAMSNAFLLFEAENEDISVIGANIGTLTTLDDGLQLLQLGDIAALQCVDIELQLAYSNCAESSILKVFYSWDCMGYPNNIDEMRCDNALRSITIHPKEAEVQLDVETPIGAAQLCDTMFYEFTINSAQLANITSPVLVLDLPPLQGLMLTDSTTIEYPLGTPPRAFTAAIEGNQLVIDLGLADAENEPIGAISTLGINGFALSSNANERKAKIRLGFTTDCNFVAGSSIRASVFANLPCGAPALGNGFSQLLPPILIQDVSNSYQTELQIAALPLQSCDNTTTIEVKIASANNQLINENDAHVYLFLPENLHYADNSLQIVTGKVEVPEVVDIATGEQLDFAIQFNDNPLDSIVFRFEVLADENFACLGETLEVIAQTIELQNANCSTDNEDCALAIQTNEGSAFFEIPTNGAAISLAAATATVDCAANDNEFELFVSFQNTGNQTSESTYSVEVYLDTNFNDLLDEEDVFLGSILYDAPIAAGQTVSVSENFGVAEVLGFPILVALAASENCESCEEMPLVIENLTPTNNTLLVNEQLFCIEEEASYEIVLSIEGGTPPYTLSGSVEATTSWAIFITDTFDMGMPYSITVTDAKGCFMQIAGIGDCVTLPIELIAFEGTVQKNGNFLQWFTASETNNDFYTLERSEDGKNFEGIGKIKGLGTTSFSQTYSFLDHFPPIGTTYYRLSQTDLNATTRYLGTVSLHRQNPSKLYIQNIYPIPTSDVLFIEFGNPSLQNLELELVNTLGQVVLRQNIEGSANRVEVDCSGLQKGLYLLKLGDVWEKVVVR